In the Wyeomyia smithii strain HCP4-BCI-WySm-NY-G18 chromosome 2, ASM2978416v1, whole genome shotgun sequence genome, one interval contains:
- the LOC129724306 gene encoding uncharacterized protein LOC129724306, whose protein sequence is MVQLKAEVWSLRNSLSDSLAINNNMQDAVTQTVAEKYALLEELNGAKSEVLLLESQCRKERDLYCQEKDQFLQEIASYRMKINELSYLVDKLSEQNIELKKSLFDANDLIHKVGKKYMRLRKMQSL, encoded by the exons ATGGTTCAGTTAAAGGCGGAGGTGTGGTCCCTGCGAAATTCTTTGTCCGATTCGCTTGCCATCAACAACAACATGCAG GATGCCGTTACGCAAACGGTTGCCGAAAAATACGCACTACTGGAAGAGCTGAACGGTGCCAAGAGTGAGGTGCTGCTGCTGGAGTCGCAGTGCCGGAAGGAGCGGGATTTGTACTGTCAGGAGAAGGATCAGTTTCTGCAGGAAATTGCATCCTATCGGATGAAAATAAACGAGCTGTCATATCTCGTG GATAAACTATCCGAGCAAAACATCGAGCTGAAGAAGTCATTATTTGATGCGAACGATTTAATTCATAAAGTTGGgaaaaaatatatgagattgAGAAAAATGCAGTCactttaa